In Deinococcus psychrotolerans, a genomic segment contains:
- a CDS encoding DUF1304 domain-containing protein — translation MHLIALILVALVAVEHLYILVLEMFLWRTERTRRTFGVSAELAEQTVTMAGNQGLYNGFLAVGLIWGLIGQRQDVMTFFLICVIVAGLYGAATVSPRIALMQALPAGLALLAVWLT, via the coding sequence ATGCATCTCATTGCCCTGATTTTGGTCGCACTGGTGGCTGTGGAACACCTCTACATCTTGGTACTGGAAATGTTTTTGTGGCGCACCGAGCGCACCCGGCGAACCTTTGGAGTCAGTGCCGAGCTGGCCGAACAGACCGTGACGATGGCGGGCAATCAAGGTCTCTACAACGGCTTTCTGGCTGTGGGTTTGATCTGGGGTTTGATCGGTCAACGTCAAGACGTGATGACGTTTTTCCTGATCTGCGTCATCGTGGCGGGGCTGTACGGAGCCGCTACGGTCAGCCCGCGCATTGCTTTAATGCAGGCGCTTCCGGCAGGCTTGGCGTTGCTGGCCGTCTGGCTGACGTAA
- the polA gene encoding DNA polymerase I, translating into MTPPPDTAVLIDGHALAFRSYFALPPLTSKSGEPTHAILGFMRQITRLMRQKSNQVIVVFDPPVKTFRHEQYEDYKAGRAEIPADLPAQINRIRAIVDAIGLPRLEVGGYEADDVIGTLAKKAEAHGMNAVIVTSDRDSYQLLTERVKVLTSDFKLFGPKDVLEKYGVSVEQWVDYRSLTGDASDNIPGAKGIGPKTAAKLLQEHGSLDEVIARAQDGSLEPKGTREKILSSLENVYKSRDLSCMVTDLPLEIEMATHVGAGDPAALDALLSELDLGSVRKDLGALRGPSGVAAEPEPEPESLAREVPNGEWRTPVAGVMWGYVLSREDDLTAELLGAATADGEITRTAPLEFEPVEEEAPEATSPPEEALFEEAASGKKTKSKAKVKPKPEPLGHVDESQFVGQREVNAAGAKALATHLQVRGLKVEPGDDPLLLAYLLDPNNTAMPAVAQRYLHAPWPSDAASRAALSSQLWDLLLPQLDEARLKLYHDIEKPLARVLARMEVRGVKLDSAYLRGLSESMGARIQTLEAEIHQHAGRVFSVSSRDQLEAVLYDELQLSTGRKTKLTGKRSTAVAALEPLIDEHPIIPALLEYRELSKLRGTYLDPLPNLVNPRTERLHTTFAQTIAATGRLSSLNPNLQNIPIRSAVGREIRKGFIADQGFTLLSADYSQIELRLLAHMSGDLLMQEAFNTGADIHRRTASQVLGVDENNVSADQRRAAKTVNFGVLYGMSAHRLSRDMNIPYADASGFIERYFETYPGIRGYIDRTLADGREKGYVETLYGRRRYVPELLSGNRNVREAGERLAYNMPIQGTAADIIKIAMIELDPLLMDLGARMLLQVHDELLVEAPIDKADEIAELIRSTMMNAAKLSVPLNVEVGRGPDWFDTK; encoded by the coding sequence GTGCTGATCGACGGGCACGCCCTCGCCTTTCGCTCTTACTTTGCATTGCCGCCGCTGACCAGTAAAAGCGGCGAGCCGACCCACGCCATTTTGGGCTTTATGCGCCAGATCACCCGCTTGATGCGGCAAAAGAGCAACCAGGTCATCGTGGTCTTCGATCCGCCGGTCAAGACGTTTCGCCACGAGCAATACGAAGATTACAAAGCGGGCCGCGCCGAAATTCCTGCCGATTTGCCCGCCCAGATCAACCGGATTCGGGCCATCGTGGACGCCATCGGCTTGCCGCGCTTGGAGGTTGGCGGCTACGAGGCCGACGACGTAATCGGCACATTGGCCAAAAAAGCCGAGGCCCACGGCATGAACGCGGTGATCGTCACCTCTGACCGCGACAGCTACCAGTTGCTGACCGAGCGTGTCAAAGTGCTGACCAGTGATTTCAAGTTGTTTGGCCCCAAGGATGTGCTGGAAAAATACGGCGTCAGCGTCGAGCAGTGGGTGGACTACCGCTCGCTGACCGGCGACGCCAGCGACAATATTCCCGGCGCAAAAGGCATCGGCCCCAAGACAGCGGCCAAGCTGCTGCAAGAACACGGCAGCCTCGATGAGGTGATCGCCCGTGCCCAGGACGGCAGCTTAGAGCCCAAAGGCACCCGCGAAAAGATTTTATCGAGCCTAGAGAACGTCTACAAAAGCCGCGATCTGTCGTGTATGGTCACGGATTTGCCGCTTGAGATCGAAATGGCGACTCACGTAGGCGCAGGTGATCCGGCGGCCCTGGACGCGCTGCTGAGCGAACTCGATCTGGGCAGTGTCCGCAAAGACCTCGGAGCGCTGCGCGGGCCCAGCGGAGTCGCCGCCGAGCCAGAACCCGAACCCGAAAGTCTGGCCCGCGAGGTGCCGAACGGCGAGTGGCGCACCCCGGTGGCGGGCGTGATGTGGGGCTACGTGCTCTCACGCGAAGATGACCTGACAGCGGAGTTGCTGGGAGCCGCCACCGCCGACGGCGAAATCACCCGCACCGCGCCGCTGGAGTTCGAGCCGGTCGAAGAGGAAGCACCTGAAGCCACTTCGCCGCCCGAAGAAGCGCTTTTTGAGGAAGCGGCCAGCGGGAAGAAGACCAAATCGAAAGCCAAAGTCAAACCCAAACCCGAACCGCTCGGCCATGTGGACGAATCGCAGTTCGTAGGCCAGCGCGAGGTCAATGCGGCGGGGGCCAAGGCGCTGGCCACCCACCTGCAAGTGCGCGGCCTTAAAGTCGAACCCGGCGACGATCCGCTGCTGCTGGCTTACCTGCTCGACCCCAACAACACCGCCATGCCTGCCGTAGCCCAGCGCTACCTGCATGCGCCGTGGCCCAGCGACGCGGCCAGCCGGGCGGCTCTGAGCAGCCAACTCTGGGACTTGCTGTTGCCGCAGCTCGACGAGGCCCGCCTCAAGCTGTATCACGACATCGAAAAGCCGCTGGCACGGGTGCTGGCCCGGATGGAAGTGCGCGGCGTCAAGCTCGATAGCGCGTACCTGCGCGGGCTCAGCGAGTCGATGGGCGCACGCATTCAGACCCTTGAGGCCGAGATTCACCAGCACGCGGGACGGGTCTTTTCGGTCAGCAGCCGCGACCAGCTCGAAGCGGTGCTGTACGACGAGCTTCAGCTCAGCACGGGCCGCAAAACCAAGCTGACCGGCAAGCGCTCCACCGCTGTGGCTGCCCTTGAGCCGCTGATCGACGAACACCCGATTATTCCGGCGCTCCTCGAATACCGCGAACTCTCCAAGCTGCGCGGCACTTACCTCGACCCGCTGCCGAACCTGGTCAATCCGCGCACCGAGCGGCTCCACACCACCTTCGCCCAGACCATCGCGGCCACCGGCAGGCTCAGCAGCCTCAATCCCAACCTCCAAAACATCCCGATTCGCTCGGCGGTGGGGCGCGAAATCCGCAAGGGCTTCATTGCCGATCAGGGCTTTACCTTGCTCAGCGCCGATTACTCGCAGATCGAGCTGCGCCTCCTGGCGCACATGTCCGGCGATTTGCTGATGCAAGAAGCCTTCAACACCGGGGCCGACATTCACCGCCGCACCGCCTCGCAGGTGCTGGGCGTGGACGAAAACAATGTCAGTGCCGATCAGCGCCGCGCCGCCAAAACGGTGAACTTCGGGGTGCTCTACGGCATGAGCGCTCACCGCCTCAGCCGAGATATGAATATTCCGTATGCCGATGCCAGCGGCTTTATCGAGCGCTATTTTGAAACGTATCCGGGTATTCGTGGCTACATTGACCGCACCCTGGCCGATGGCCGCGAGAAGGGCTATGTGGAAACCCTGTACGGGCGGCGTCGCTACGTGCCGGAACTGCTGAGCGGCAACCGCAACGTGCGTGAGGCGGGTGAGCGGCTGGCCTACAACATGCCGATTCAGGGCACCGCCGCCGACATCATCAAAATCGCCATGATCGAACTCGACCCGCTGCTGATGGACTTGGGGGCGCGAATGCTGCTGCAAGTTCATGACGAATTGCTGGTCGAAGCGCCGATTGACAAGGCCGACGAGATCGCCGAACTGATCAGAAGCACCATGATGAATGCCGCCAAGCTGAGCGTGCCGCTGAATGTGGAAGTCGGGCGCGGGCCGGATTGGTTCGATACCAAGTAA
- a CDS encoding zinc ribbon domain-containing protein: MSESGQLEQLYRVQGLDLELDRLRLEEGSISDDLRAARLEQAKINNQLEDTEIELEKVDRQARQLELDLASSREQVARNRAEQDRNATNAKLQSQFESVILQLSERVSDYEEALEPVQIQQTSLREKASGLRGELRAMRPNLSSLEETDDARVEDLRAQGEGMRAERAEIVGRTEPRLVKEYELIRKGKKGIGIVSYTAGRCQGCNVQLPVNIQQRAAGGKLPPVKCPSCGRILYKG, from the coding sequence ATGAGCGAAAGCGGACAACTGGAACAGCTTTACCGTGTGCAGGGCCTTGACCTCGAACTCGACCGCCTGCGCCTTGAGGAAGGCAGTATTTCAGACGACTTGCGGGCCGCACGCCTGGAGCAAGCCAAGATCAACAACCAACTCGAAGACACTGAAATCGAGCTGGAAAAAGTAGACCGTCAGGCCAGACAACTTGAGCTTGATCTGGCCAGCAGCCGCGAACAGGTGGCCCGCAACAGAGCCGAGCAAGACCGCAACGCCACCAACGCCAAATTGCAGTCACAGTTTGAAAGCGTCATTTTGCAGCTTTCGGAGCGGGTCTCGGACTACGAGGAAGCCTTAGAGCCTGTGCAGATTCAGCAAACCAGTTTGCGCGAAAAAGCCAGCGGCCTGCGCGGCGAACTCAGGGCCATGCGCCCCAACCTGAGCAGCTTGGAAGAAACCGACGACGCCCGCGTCGAAGACTTACGCGCTCAGGGCGAGGGCATGCGGGCCGAGCGGGCCGAGATCGTGGGCCGCACCGAGCCGCGCCTCGTCAAGGAATACGAGCTGATTCGCAAAGGTAAAAAAGGCATCGGCATCGTGTCGTACACGGCAGGCCGCTGCCAAGGCTGCAACGTGCAACTGCCGGTCAACATCCAGCAGCGGGCCGCTGGCGGCAAACTGCCTCCGGTGAAATGCCCCTCGTGTGGGCGGATTTTGTACAAGGGCTGA